GAGTTCTAAAATAGCGAAATGTAGCTATGCAGAAGAACTGCGACCTGCATCAATCCTTGTTAATGATTTCTTTATAGAGTTCATAATCAATCTTTCTTTATAGTAAGTAATTCATTGATTTTTCCCTCCATAATATATGGCAAACACTGGCGTATATTATCAGCAGACCAATCCCACCATTTCAGCATGAGTAATTGTTGAATAACCTCTGCATCAAAGCGTTTTCGTATTTCTTTGGCAGGAGTGCCGCCCACAATCGTATAAGGCGGGACATCTTTCGTCACTACGGCACGTGCGGCAATAATTGCTCCGTCACCGATATGAACACCCGCCATAATCACAGCTTCGTAGCCGATCCATACATCATTGCCGATTACAATATCGCCTTTATTGTCCCATGCAGTAGTAATATTCGACTTCTCCAATTCCCATTCTTCATAGAATAAAGGGAAGGTATAGGTAGACAGGGATTTCAATGTATGATTCGCACAATTAAACAGAAACTTCGTGCCACAGGCAATAGAACAGAACTTGCCAATGATTAACTTCTCCCGATGGATGGGATAATGATAAAGCACATTGTTCTTCTCAAACAGCAAGGGATTAGCTACAAAATCATTGTAAATGGTATAATCGCCTACCTCAATTTGAGGATCTTTAATCACGGCATTCAGATAGACTGTTTGGTTATCTCCGGTGCGTGGATATATTTTTGTCATCATAACTTGATTCATTTTTAATAGTGTTTACTTTTCAGATAAATAATAGATTGCAGTGCCAGCAGAATCACAAACAGATATTCTGCCGTCAAGTAGAGGGCTAAAGATGCTTCTATACAGAAGCTCAACCAGTAGAGATACACTAAATAGACACAGGTGGTTGTCACTTGGAACAGAAAGGTGATTTTGTTTTTTCCCGTTCCCCCGACCGCATTGAGATATACATAGCCGGGTAGTGCAAACGTGTAATTCAATAGCATCACCACGAAAGGAGCAAATGCTAATTCTATCAATAGTTCATTATCGGTGTAGAAACTGACAATCCAACGGTTACAGAGTAATGCAACTACTACCAATGGGAAGCCAACAGCATAGCCTAATTTCAGGATCTTGTGACAAATCGGGAAAAGCTCGTTTCTCGCTCCGGCTCCAATAGCATTGCTCACTAATGAACCTGTAGTGACGGCAAAGGAGTTGGCGATTACGAAAAAAATAGCCGATACGCTTCGGGTGATATTGGAAATAGCTAACTCTGTTTTCCCTAAATGCTCGATTGCCACGAAAAATAGAAACCAAGGGGCTACGCTGATAAAGGCATGAAGCATACTCCACACAGACAGATTCAGGACTTTGATAAGTAACCGTCCATCATACACGGGCTCCAATCCGTATTTTTCTTTGTCAATTTTCGCTCTTGTGTAGATACAGAGCACAACCAAAGAACCCATTTCCGCTAAAGATGAAGCGATGGCTGCTCCCGAAATACCTAATTCCAGTGTAAATATTAAGAAGTAGTTCAGCGGGATATTAATCGCCACCGCAGTAACAGCCGACCACGATAAGGCTTTCGTGTGCGTTATTCCAACGAAAAAAGACCGGATAGCCAAAAAAGGAAATGAGAATAACAGCCCGAAGCTGCGCCAGTCCAAATAGTGGATTACCACCTGATAAATCTCCGGTGAGGAAATTAACCGTTTCAATAGATAAGGAGAAACGGCATGAATCAATAGGCAAAGCAAGACGGCTAATCCCGATA
The nucleotide sequence above comes from Bacteroides caccae. Encoded proteins:
- a CDS encoding CatB-related O-acetyltransferase, encoding MMTKIYPRTGDNQTVYLNAVIKDPQIEVGDYTIYNDFVANPLLFEKNNVLYHYPIHREKLIIGKFCSIACGTKFLFNCANHTLKSLSTYTFPLFYEEWELEKSNITTAWDNKGDIVIGNDVWIGYEAVIMAGVHIGDGAIIAARAVVTKDVPPYTIVGGTPAKEIRKRFDAEVIQQLLMLKWWDWSADNIRQCLPYIMEGKINELLTIKKD
- a CDS encoding MATE family efflux transporter, encoding MNYTYKQIWLINFPVMMSILMEQLINITDAVFLGHVGEVELGASAIAGIYYLAVYMLGFGFSIGLQVMIARRNGEQNYKATGKTFFQGLFFLSGLAVLLCLLIHAVSPYLLKRLISSPEIYQVVIHYLDWRSFGLLFSFPFLAIRSFFVGITHTKALSWSAVTAVAINIPLNYFLIFTLELGISGAAIASSLAEMGSLVVLCIYTRAKIDKEKYGLEPVYDGRLLIKVLNLSVWSMLHAFISVAPWFLFFVAIEHLGKTELAISNITRSVSAIFFVIANSFAVTTGSLVSNAIGAGARNELFPICHKILKLGYAVGFPLVVVALLCNRWIVSFYTDNELLIELAFAPFVVMLLNYTFALPGYVYLNAVGGTGKNKITFLFQVTTTCVYLVYLYWLSFCIEASLALYLTAEYLFVILLALQSIIYLKSKHY